TCCTGGAATGCAGGTTTCTCTAAAAGAGAAGTCTAGAAAGTTACAGTCGGTTCAGGAATCTTTAGAAAATAAAGATGAAAGTTCTTTGCCATCCTACATTTCTATAGATAAGAATGGTTTTAAAGGAGAACTTTTAATGTCTCCAGAACAAGATCAAATGGAGGCACAACTTCCTCTGCCTGTTGACATTTCTGTTGTTTGTGAGTTCCTATCTCACAGAACATAAAGAAAATTTCTTTCTTCCAAGAAGAGAGGCGTCGACTAGTCTTAGTTGACGCTTTTAATTTCTTTTTTCTTATTTTTGAAAACTTTGTAACTGACGAATTTCCTTAGTCCATAGATCTGGACCTCCGGGAGTCTCTAGATATTTAGGGATCATTCGAGTATGTTCATTAGTCATAAGAAATTTGAAACTTTCAATACCGATATCTCCTTCTCCTAACGGTGCATGACGATCCTTATGTTGTCCTAAAGGAAACATGGAATCATTAAGATGGAAAGCTCTTAAATATGATAGACCTACATTATCATCAAAATTTTTGAGTACTTGCTTCCAAGACTCTGGAGAGGTAATATCGTACCCAGCAGCAAAGATATGACAAGTATCTATGCAAACTCCTACGGGAATTTTGTGCTTAAGTTTGTTTATTAGATAGCCAAGTTCTTCAAAATTACTACCGACAAGGGTGCCTTGGCCTGCCGTAGTTTCTAAAAGGACGACAAGGGGAGGGGAGTCTTCGAATAAAGGCTCCATCAAGGAAAAACTTGAAACAATTCTAT
This portion of the Chlamydia crocodili genome encodes:
- a CDS encoding deoxyribonuclease IV translates to MQVFPPPQVPLLGAHTSTAGGLQNAIYEGQEIGASTIQMFTANQRQWRRRPLTDSLIHSFKKALEETSLSYIMSHAGYLINPGSPNPEILEKSRICIQQEIEDCISLGINFVNFHPGAAVNDTKEACLDRIVSSFSLMEPLFEDSPPLVVLLETTAGQGTLVGSNFEELGYLINKLKHKIPVGVCIDTCHIFAAGYDITSPESWKQVLKNFDDNVGLSYLRAFHLNDSMFPLGQHKDRHAPLGEGDIGIESFKFLMTNEHTRMIPKYLETPGGPDLWTKEIRQLQSFQK